In Sphingobium sp. Z007, one DNA window encodes the following:
- a CDS encoding IlvD/Edd family dehydratase, with protein sequence MSDSPKTFPKLRSRAWFDNPDNIDMTSLYLERYLNFGLSLDELRSGKPIIGIAQTGSDLSPCNRHHIVLAERMREGIREMGGIALEFPVHPIQETGKRPTAGLDRNLAYLGLVEAMYGYPLDGVILTTGCDKTTPALLMAAATVNIPAIALSVGPMLNGWFKGERTGSGTIVWKGRQLLAAGKIDDEGFIKLVASSAPSTGYCNTMGTATTMNSLAEALGMMLPGSAAIPAPYRDRQEVAYLTGKRIVEMVAEDLKPSDILTLDAFHNAIVVNSAIGGSTNAPIHLSAIARHMGVELPLKDWETVGHKVPLMVNLQPAGEYLGEDYYRAGGVPAVVSQLIDQGLIREGAMTVNGKTMGENCKGVEIEDEKVIRPFDQPLVTDAGFLVLTGNLFDAAVMKTSVISAEFRDRYLSNPDDPDAFEGPAVVFDGPEDYHHRIDDPATGITANTLLFMRGAGPIGYPGAAEVVNMRPPSYLITEGVSALPCIGDGRQSGTSGSPSILNASPEAAAMGGLALLETGDRVRMDLKAGTVNVLISDEELAERRAKLEAAGGFQYPASQTPWQEIQRSVVGQLNTGAILEGAEKYQRIAQTMGLPRDNH encoded by the coding sequence ATGAGCGATTCGCCCAAGACCTTTCCGAAGCTGCGCAGCCGCGCCTGGTTCGACAACCCGGACAATATCGATATGACGTCGCTCTATCTGGAGCGCTATCTGAACTTCGGCCTGAGCCTGGACGAACTGCGCAGCGGCAAGCCGATCATCGGCATCGCCCAGACCGGCAGCGACCTCAGCCCATGCAACCGCCACCATATCGTGCTGGCCGAACGCATGCGTGAAGGCATTCGCGAAATGGGCGGCATTGCGCTCGAATTTCCGGTCCATCCGATTCAGGAAACCGGCAAGCGGCCGACTGCGGGCCTGGACCGCAACCTCGCCTATCTGGGCCTGGTCGAGGCCATGTATGGCTATCCGCTGGACGGCGTGATCCTGACCACTGGCTGCGACAAGACGACGCCGGCGCTGCTGATGGCCGCCGCCACCGTCAACATTCCCGCCATAGCCCTGTCGGTCGGCCCGATGCTGAACGGCTGGTTCAAGGGCGAGCGTACCGGGTCGGGCACGATCGTGTGGAAGGGCCGCCAGTTGCTGGCCGCCGGCAAGATCGATGACGAAGGCTTTATCAAGCTCGTCGCCTCGTCCGCGCCCTCGACCGGCTATTGCAACACCATGGGCACGGCGACGACCATGAACTCGCTGGCCGAAGCGCTGGGCATGATGCTGCCCGGCTCCGCCGCGATTCCCGCCCCCTATCGCGATCGGCAGGAAGTCGCTTACCTGACCGGCAAGCGCATCGTCGAAATGGTCGCCGAGGATCTCAAGCCCTCCGACATTCTGACGCTGGACGCCTTCCACAACGCCATCGTCGTCAATTCGGCGATCGGCGGATCGACCAATGCGCCGATCCATCTGTCCGCCATCGCCCGCCATATGGGCGTCGAACTGCCGCTCAAGGATTGGGAGACGGTCGGTCACAAGGTGCCGCTGATGGTGAACCTCCAGCCCGCCGGCGAATATCTGGGCGAGGATTATTATCGCGCCGGCGGCGTCCCCGCCGTCGTCAGCCAGTTGATCGACCAGGGCCTGATCCGCGAAGGCGCAATGACCGTCAATGGCAAGACCATGGGCGAAAATTGCAAGGGCGTGGAGATTGAGGATGAAAAGGTCATCCGCCCGTTCGACCAGCCGCTGGTCACGGACGCGGGCTTCCTCGTCCTGACGGGCAATCTGTTCGACGCCGCCGTCATGAAAACCAGCGTCATCAGCGCCGAGTTCCGCGATCGTTATCTGTCCAACCCGGACGATCCCGACGCCTTTGAAGGCCCGGCCGTCGTGTTCGACGGACCGGAGGATTATCATCACCGCATCGACGATCCGGCGACCGGCATCACCGCCAACACGCTGTTGTTCATGCGTGGGGCTGGCCCGATCGGCTATCCCGGCGCGGCCGAGGTTGTGAACATGCGGCCGCCTTCCTATCTCATCACCGAAGGCGTTTCGGCCCTCCCCTGCATCGGCGATGGTCGCCAGTCCGGCACGAGCGGAAGCCCTTCCATCCTCAACGCCTCGCCCGAAGCGGCGGCAATGGGCGGCCTGGCGCTACTGGAAACCGGCGACCGGGTCCGCATGGATTTGAAAGCGGGCACGGTGAACGTCCTGATTTCCGACGAGGAACTGGCCGAACGCCGGGCCAAGCTGGAGGCGGCGGGCGGCTTCCAATATCCCGCGTCGCAGACCCCCTGGCAGGAAATCCAGCGGTCGGTCGTCGGCCAGTTGAATACCGGCGCGATCCTGGAAGGCGCGGAAAAATATCAGCGCATCGCCCAGACCATGGGCCTGCCACGCGACAATCACTGA
- a CDS encoding 2-dehydro-3-deoxygalactonokinase, whose protein sequence is MSGYAVIGDWGTSRLRLFRVEQSAVAARRDGPGIGAVGGAAEAAFAETIAPWLADGTPESITLCGMAGARDGWVEAPYADCPADAATWRQAARRFDWRGIPVAIMAGLACESADGIPDVMRGEETQIFGAIARDPALGTGRHMIVLPGTHNKWSLVEDGRITAFRTMPIGELFALLRDQSTLGPKVEVTNPVEEATGFAEGLDRADDGKLLQSLFAARAMRLRQGRSPDWALGYLSGLLIGCEVAEMRGMLGATDSVILIGDSRLSARYAQALDRRGVATHMLDGDACALAGLGLTEI, encoded by the coding sequence ATGAGCGGCTATGCCGTGATTGGCGACTGGGGGACGAGCCGGCTGCGGCTTTTCCGGGTTGAACAGAGCGCCGTGGCGGCGCGGCGCGACGGGCCGGGGATCGGCGCGGTGGGCGGTGCGGCGGAGGCCGCATTCGCCGAAACGATCGCCCCCTGGCTGGCCGATGGCACGCCCGAATCGATCACCCTGTGCGGCATGGCCGGCGCGCGCGATGGGTGGGTGGAGGCGCCCTATGCGGACTGTCCCGCCGACGCGGCGACCTGGCGGCAGGCGGCGAGGCGCTTCGACTGGCGCGGGATTCCGGTGGCCATCATGGCGGGTCTGGCCTGCGAAAGTGCGGACGGCATCCCCGATGTGATGCGCGGCGAGGAAACCCAGATCTTCGGGGCGATTGCCCGCGACCCGGCGCTGGGCACGGGTCGGCACATGATCGTCCTGCCTGGCACCCACAATAAATGGTCGCTGGTCGAGGATGGCCGCATCACCGCCTTCCGCACCATGCCCATCGGCGAATTGTTCGCGCTGCTGCGCGACCAGTCAACCCTGGGGCCGAAGGTTGAGGTAACCAATCCGGTCGAGGAAGCCACGGGCTTTGCCGAGGGGCTGGACCGCGCAGACGACGGGAAGCTGTTGCAGTCGTTGTTCGCAGCGCGCGCCATGCGCCTGCGCCAGGGGCGCTCGCCCGATTGGGCTTTGGGCTATCTGTCCGGCCTGCTGATCGGTTGCGAGGTTGCAGAGATGCGCGGCATGTTGGGCGCGACCGACAGCGTCATCCTGATCGGCGACTCCCGGCTGTCCGCCCGCTATGCACAGGCGCTGGACAGACGGGGCGTGGCGACGCACATGCTGGATGGCGACGCCTGCGCGCTCGCCGGCCTTGGCCTGACGGAGATTTGA
- a CDS encoding 2-dehydro-3-deoxy-6-phosphogalactonate aldolase, whose amino-acid sequence MTLDDLLADGAPPICAILRGIRPDEAIAVSAALIDAGIRILEVPFNSPDPLASIAAMRAAFGDRALIGGGTVLSVEAVEALHGAGGRIMVTPNTNPAVIARGAELGLDLLPGFMTPSEAFAAIAAGAKRIKLFPAARLGAAYVKAVKDVLPKHVGVWAVGGTGADTIGEWLAGGCEGIGVGGALYKPGDDAATVGQRGRDLVAAWRATLG is encoded by the coding sequence ATGACCCTGGACGACCTGCTGGCCGATGGCGCGCCGCCCATCTGTGCGATCCTGCGCGGCATCCGTCCCGATGAGGCGATCGCGGTCAGCGCCGCCTTGATCGACGCGGGCATCCGCATCCTGGAGGTGCCGTTCAATTCGCCCGACCCGCTGGCCAGCATCGCGGCGATGCGGGCGGCGTTCGGCGACCGGGCACTGATCGGCGGCGGCACGGTGCTGAGCGTCGAAGCGGTGGAAGCGCTGCATGGCGCGGGCGGGCGCATCATGGTCACGCCCAACACCAATCCGGCGGTAATCGCGCGCGGCGCGGAGCTGGGGCTGGATCTGCTGCCCGGCTTTATGACGCCCAGCGAAGCGTTCGCAGCGATCGCGGCGGGGGCGAAGCGGATCAAGCTGTTCCCGGCGGCCCGTCTGGGCGCGGCCTATGTGAAGGCGGTCAAGGACGTGCTGCCCAAGCATGTCGGCGTATGGGCCGTGGGCGGCACCGGCGCGGACACGATCGGCGAATGGCTGGCGGGCGGCTGCGAGGGCATTGGCGTGGGCGGCGCGCTCTACAAGCCGGGCGACGACGCGGCGACCGTGGGGCAGCGCGGGCGCGATCTGGTGGCGGCATGGCGGGCGACCCTGGGCTGA
- a CDS encoding COX15/CtaA family protein: MTVPSLHRAASAGPRPAAIARWLLIVAVLVFCMVVVGGITRLTESGLSITQWKPITGTIPPLTHDQWMEAFRLYQQIPEYQQINRGMSLSEFQFIFFWEWAHRLLGRLIGVAFALPLVWFAVRRAIPAGYGGRLVALLALGGLQGAIGWWMVKSGLSVRTDVSHYRLAVHLLTALFIMGGLIWTALDLRALARSPHARPALLRPFALVALLVLLVQLMLGAFTAGLDAGYVSNTWPLMNDHIVPEGIEWLGSLWGTVSSDPYLVHFLHRWWAWVAAVALVLLARRAKQAGQRGASIAINATVGTQILLGIATVVSGIALPIAVLHQAVGALVVAAAAWGAHAVGARR; encoded by the coding sequence ATGACCGTGCCCTCCCTCCACCGCGCCGCTTCCGCTGGTCCCCGTCCTGCCGCTATCGCCCGCTGGCTGCTGATCGTGGCTGTTCTGGTCTTTTGCATGGTCGTGGTGGGCGGCATCACCCGGCTGACCGAATCCGGCCTGTCGATCACCCAGTGGAAGCCGATCACCGGCACCATTCCGCCGCTGACCCACGACCAGTGGATGGAGGCGTTCCGCCTCTATCAGCAGATCCCCGAATATCAGCAGATCAACCGGGGCATGAGCCTGTCCGAGTTCCAGTTCATCTTTTTCTGGGAATGGGCGCACCGGCTGCTCGGTCGCCTGATCGGCGTCGCCTTCGCTCTGCCACTGGTCTGGTTCGCTGTGCGACGGGCGATACCGGCGGGCTATGGCGGACGGCTGGTCGCCTTGCTGGCGCTGGGCGGGTTGCAGGGGGCGATCGGCTGGTGGATGGTGAAGTCGGGCCTGTCGGTGCGCACTGATGTCAGCCATTATCGGCTGGCGGTGCATCTGCTCACGGCCCTGTTCATCATGGGCGGCCTCATCTGGACGGCGCTTGACCTGCGCGCGCTGGCGCGGTCGCCACACGCCCGGCCTGCGCTGTTGCGGCCGTTCGCGTTGGTCGCGCTGCTGGTGTTGCTGGTGCAGTTGATGCTGGGCGCTTTTACCGCCGGGCTGGATGCGGGCTATGTGTCCAACACATGGCCGCTGATGAATGACCATATCGTGCCCGAAGGCATAGAGTGGCTGGGGTCGCTGTGGGGCACGGTGTCGAGCGATCCCTATCTCGTCCATTTCCTCCATCGCTGGTGGGCCTGGGTCGCTGCGGTGGCGCTGGTCCTGCTGGCGCGACGGGCGAAGCAGGCCGGGCAGCGGGGCGCGTCCATCGCGATCAATGCGACGGTCGGCACGCAAATCCTGCTCGGCATCGCCACCGTCGTCAGCGGTATCGCGCTGCCGATCGCCGTGCTGCACCAGGCGGTCGGCGCGCTGGTCGTGGCCGCCGCCGCCTGGGGTGCCCATGCCGTGGGCGCGCGCCGTTGA
- the rplM gene encoding 50S ribosomal protein L13, with protein sequence MKALMKTTKPATPATVEKKWILIDAEGAVVGRLASTVANILRGKHKTSFTPHVDCGDNVIIINAGKVKFTGKKLTDKVYYKHTGYAGGIKETTPAKILEGRFPERVLEKAIERMIPRGPLGRQQMRNLRVFAGAEHPHEAQNPEVLDFASRNRKNKVGA encoded by the coding sequence ATGAAGGCGCTGATGAAGACCACCAAGCCGGCGACCCCGGCAACGGTCGAAAAGAAGTGGATCCTGATCGACGCCGAAGGCGCCGTCGTGGGCCGTCTCGCATCGACCGTCGCGAATATCCTGCGTGGCAAGCACAAGACCAGCTTCACGCCCCATGTCGATTGTGGTGACAATGTCATCATCATCAACGCGGGCAAGGTCAAGTTCACCGGCAAGAAGCTGACGGACAAGGTCTATTACAAGCACACCGGCTATGCCGGCGGCATCAAGGAAACCACGCCCGCCAAGATCCTGGAAGGCCGTTTCCCCGAGCGCGTGCTGGAAAAGGCGATCGAGCGCATGATCCCCCGTGGCCCGCTGGGTCGCCAGCAGATGCGCAACCTGCGCGTCTTCGCCGGTGCCGAGCATCCGCATGAAGCCCAGAACCCCGAAGTGCTCGATTTCGCGTCGCGCAACCGCAAGAACAAGGTGGGTGCATAA
- the rpsI gene encoding 30S ribosomal protein S9 — MSDNRQSLSDLAQIAADAAAAPVAPAAAAAPAAAVEGEETAAPVAPPVSTMPLREQEIDAQGRAYATGRRKDAVARVWVKPGSGKITVNGRDQEVYFARPTLRLVINQPFGVTDRNGQYDVIATVKGGGLSGQAGAVKHGIAQALTKYEPALRSAVKAEGFLTRDSRVVERKKYGKAKARKSFQFSKR; from the coding sequence ATGTCCGATAACCGCCAGTCCCTGTCCGACCTCGCGCAGATCGCGGCCGACGCCGCCGCCGCGCCGGTTGCTCCTGCCGCCGCCGCTGCGCCTGCTGCCGCGGTTGAAGGTGAAGAAACCGCCGCGCCCGTCGCGCCGCCGGTTTCGACCATGCCACTGCGCGAACAGGAAATCGACGCCCAGGGCCGCGCCTATGCGACCGGTCGTCGTAAGGATGCCGTCGCCCGCGTGTGGGTGAAGCCCGGCTCCGGCAAGATCACGGTCAATGGCCGCGACCAGGAAGTCTATTTCGCGCGTCCGACCCTGCGTCTGGTCATCAACCAGCCGTTCGGCGTCACCGACCGCAACGGTCAGTATGACGTGATCGCCACCGTCAAGGGCGGCGGTCTGTCCGGTCAGGCCGGCGCGGTCAAGCATGGCATCGCCCAGGCGCTGACCAAGTACGAACCGGCGCTGCGCAGTGCGGTCAAGGCCGAAGGCTTCCTGACCCGCGACAGCCGCGTCGTCGAGCGTAAGAAGTACGGCAAGGCGAAGGCGCGCAAGAGCTTCCAGTTCTCGAAGCGCTAA
- a CDS encoding diacylglycerol kinase family protein gives METKPLPKDAVLVVNAHSRRGQDNFAQAKEKLEAAGIHLIAAHAVEDPEKMATTVADAIARGAPMVIVGGGDGSMSGTVDELVGKDCVFGVLPLGTANSFARTLGLPLDLDGAVQAIATGKRRRVDLGMVERDYFVNAAALGLSPQIGQTVPHKLKRYLGRIGYLMWAVKCSVGFRAFRLTIDDGEHQRRMWSTEVRILNGPYHGGVELSDHADVDTGEIVIQAVVGRSKPRLAWDWYAKFFKLRDRDSHTEEFHGKSFRIETKPRQKISIDGEVLASTPVTVKVAPGAVEVAVPGDS, from the coding sequence ATGGAAACGAAACCCCTCCCCAAAGACGCCGTCCTGGTGGTCAACGCCCATAGCCGACGCGGGCAGGATAATTTCGCGCAGGCAAAGGAAAAGCTGGAGGCGGCGGGCATACACCTGATCGCCGCCCATGCCGTCGAAGACCCCGAAAAGATGGCGACAACTGTTGCCGACGCCATCGCAAGGGGCGCGCCGATGGTGATCGTGGGCGGCGGCGACGGGTCGATGTCCGGCACGGTGGACGAATTGGTGGGCAAGGATTGCGTGTTCGGCGTGCTGCCATTGGGCACCGCCAACAGCTTTGCGCGCACGCTCGGCCTGCCGCTTGACCTGGACGGTGCGGTGCAGGCGATCGCCACCGGCAAGCGCCGCCGCGTCGATCTGGGCATGGTTGAGCGCGATTATTTCGTCAACGCCGCCGCGCTCGGCCTGTCTCCGCAGATCGGCCAGACGGTGCCGCACAAACTCAAACGCTATCTCGGCCGGATCGGTTATCTGATGTGGGCGGTCAAATGCTCCGTCGGTTTCCGCGCCTTCCGCCTGACGATCGACGATGGCGAACATCAGCGCCGCATGTGGTCGACCGAGGTTCGCATCCTCAACGGCCCCTATCATGGCGGGGTGGAACTGTCGGACCATGCCGATGTCGACACCGGCGAAATCGTGATCCAGGCGGTGGTCGGACGCAGCAAGCCGCGGCTCGCCTGGGACTGGTACGCCAAATTCTTCAAGCTGCGCGATCGCGATTCGCATACCGAAGAATTTCATGGAAAGTCGTTCAGGATCGAAACCAAGCCGCGCCAGAAGATTTCCATCGACGGCGAAGTGCTGGCCAGCACCCCTGTAACGGTGAAGGTCGCGCCCGGCGCCGTCGAGGTAGCGGTGCCAGGGGACAGCTAA
- a CDS encoding metallophosphoesterase, producing MARIAHLSDIHFGANDQKIVDAATAWLEEQRPDLVVISGDFTQRARVEQFKQAAAWLGRLQGAGLKTLVVPGNHDVPLYDVVRRFTRPLARYKRYISRDLCPFFEDDEVAILGINTARSLTIKDGRINHDQMDMLRERFAGIAPDKTRILVTHHPLFSMPIGRGGELSEAVGQHDDAIKAACEAGVHLALAGHFHRTYAESARKMVEHSGGALVIQAGTATSTRLRNAEPQSFNWLHVRRNNEMELQVIVWDGAAFRRASHVEYRHDGDTWASRDMADAPVVGEVAVRQGLGLES from the coding sequence ATGGCCCGCATCGCACATCTGTCCGACATTCATTTCGGCGCAAACGATCAGAAGATCGTTGACGCTGCCACCGCCTGGCTGGAGGAGCAGAGACCCGACCTGGTCGTCATCAGCGGCGACTTTACGCAAAGGGCGCGGGTGGAGCAGTTCAAGCAGGCAGCGGCCTGGCTGGGCCGCCTACAGGGCGCGGGGCTGAAGACCCTGGTTGTTCCCGGCAATCATGACGTCCCGCTTTATGACGTCGTGCGACGCTTCACCCGGCCGCTGGCGCGATACAAACGCTATATCAGCCGCGATCTCTGTCCCTTTTTTGAGGATGACGAGGTTGCGATATTAGGCATCAACACCGCCCGATCACTGACGATCAAAGATGGGCGGATCAACCATGACCAGATGGACATGTTACGCGAACGCTTCGCCGGGATCGCGCCGGACAAGACCCGCATCCTCGTCACCCATCATCCGCTCTTTTCCATGCCGATCGGTCGGGGTGGGGAATTGAGCGAGGCGGTGGGGCAGCATGACGACGCGATCAAGGCGGCGTGCGAGGCCGGCGTGCATCTGGCGCTGGCCGGCCATTTTCATCGCACCTATGCCGAGTCCGCGCGCAAGATGGTGGAGCATAGCGGCGGCGCGCTGGTGATCCAGGCCGGCACCGCGACCTCCACCCGGTTGCGCAACGCTGAACCGCAGAGCTTCAACTGGCTGCATGTGCGGCGGAACAACGAGATGGAATTGCAGGTGATCGTCTGGGACGGTGCTGCCTTCCGGCGCGCAAGCCATGTCGAATATCGGCACGACGGCGACACATGGGCGTCGCGGGACATGGCGGACGCGCCGGTTGTGGGTGAGGTGGCTGTGCGACAGGGGTTGGGGTTAGAAAGTTGA
- a CDS encoding class I SAM-dependent methyltransferase, translating into MESRPDIFDRARRARQRDRMLPAFADHDFLYRAMLDELLDRLTDVQRDLPEALVIGCPDGSAKAALEAMGKRVACADPGFLAAKAAGGVQADEDALPFADDSFDLVVACGTLDSVNDLPGALILMRRVLRPDGLMLAAFAGAGSLPRLKSALLAAEGDRPGQHVHPQVDVRSAGDLLSRAGFAMPVADGETLTIRYGDIVRLMHDLRFMGAGNALDMRAPALTRAVLMRAARHFADAADPDGRTAEQIALVYLSGWKPDPSQAGPARRGSATVSLAAALKGK; encoded by the coding sequence ATGGAATCCCGCCCCGACATTTTCGACCGCGCGCGCCGCGCGCGCCAGCGCGACCGGATGCTGCCTGCTTTCGCCGATCATGATTTCCTTTATCGCGCGATGCTGGACGAATTGCTCGACCGGCTGACAGACGTGCAGCGCGACCTGCCCGAAGCCTTGGTGATCGGTTGCCCCGATGGCAGCGCGAAGGCGGCGCTGGAGGCGATGGGCAAGCGTGTCGCCTGCGCCGATCCCGGCTTCCTTGCGGCCAAAGCGGCGGGCGGCGTGCAGGCGGACGAGGACGCCCTGCCCTTCGCCGACGACAGTTTCGACCTCGTGGTCGCCTGCGGCACGCTCGATAGCGTCAACGACCTGCCCGGCGCGCTGATCCTGATGCGGCGCGTGCTGCGCCCCGACGGATTGATGCTCGCGGCCTTTGCGGGCGCGGGCAGCCTGCCCCGCCTCAAATCCGCGCTGCTGGCCGCCGAGGGCGACCGGCCCGGCCAGCATGTCCATCCGCAGGTCGATGTGCGATCGGCCGGTGATCTGCTCAGCCGCGCCGGATTCGCCATGCCGGTCGCAGACGGGGAGACGCTGACCATCCGCTACGGCGACATTGTGCGCCTGATGCACGACCTGCGCTTTATGGGCGCAGGCAATGCATTGGACATGCGTGCACCGGCCCTGACGCGCGCCGTGCTAATGCGCGCCGCGCGCCACTTCGCCGATGCTGCGGACCCGGACGGGCGCACCGCGGAACAGATCGCGCTCGTCTATCTGTCCGGCTGGAAACCCGACCCCAGCCAGGCGGGACCGGCCCGGCGCGGCAGCGCGACCGTATCGCTGGCCGCCGCACTCAAGGGGAAGTAA
- a CDS encoding ComF family protein: MMSLLPLLKGVLQPAIDYALPPRCPGCGAIVGEDFAFCLSCWSGMELLGEPCCARCGAPFPHDMGAGAQCGACMANPPPWDSARAVLAYGDVAKTVALRLKYGRRIGLARLIARQMMRHVGSVEALIVPVPLHRWRLWHRGFNQSALIADHLGRLTGWPVDKMALRRIKRTAPLRGMNPAQRAKAVRGAFALADAPAIRGRRVLLIDDVHTSGATAAACARVLKRGGAGEVRLLCWARVLPDADVE, from the coding sequence ATGATGTCGCTCCTCCCGCTTCTCAAGGGCGTTTTGCAGCCTGCGATCGATTATGCGCTGCCGCCGCGATGCCCCGGTTGCGGCGCGATCGTGGGGGAGGATTTCGCCTTCTGCCTGTCCTGCTGGAGCGGGATGGAACTGCTGGGCGAACCTTGCTGCGCCCGATGCGGTGCGCCTTTCCCGCATGACATGGGCGCGGGCGCGCAATGCGGCGCGTGCATGGCCAACCCGCCGCCTTGGGACAGCGCACGCGCGGTGTTGGCCTATGGTGATGTGGCTAAGACGGTGGCGCTGCGGCTCAAATATGGACGGCGCATCGGCCTCGCGCGCCTGATCGCGCGGCAGATGATGCGCCATGTGGGGAGCGTAGAGGCGCTGATCGTGCCGGTGCCGCTGCATCGCTGGCGGCTGTGGCATCGCGGGTTCAATCAGTCGGCGCTGATCGCGGATCATCTGGGGCGGCTGACCGGCTGGCCGGTGGATAAGATGGCGTTGCGCCGGATCAAGCGGACCGCGCCGCTACGGGGGATGAATCCGGCCCAGCGGGCTAAGGCGGTACGCGGGGCGTTTGCGCTGGCGGATGCGCCTGCGATCAGGGGGCGGCGCGTGCTGCTGATCGACGATGTCCATACCAGCGGGGCGACCGCCGCGGCCTGCGCGCGGGTGCTCAAACGCGGCGGGGCGGGTGAGGTGCGGCTGCTCTGCTGGGCGCGGGTGTTGCCGGATGCCGATGTCGAATGA
- the grxC gene encoding glutaredoxin 3 has product MAKVEIYTKAWCGYCARAKALLTDKGVAFEEYDITMGGPKRDEMLERAPGRSTVPQIFIDGQHVGGSDDLGALNRDGKLDALLGL; this is encoded by the coding sequence ATGGCGAAAGTCGAAATCTATACCAAGGCCTGGTGCGGCTATTGCGCCCGCGCAAAGGCGCTGCTGACCGACAAGGGCGTCGCGTTCGAGGAATATGACATTACGATGGGCGGCCCCAAGCGCGACGAGATGCTGGAGCGCGCGCCCGGCCGGTCCACCGTGCCGCAAATCTTCATCGACGGGCAGCATGTCGGCGGTAGCGACGATCTTGGCGCGCTGAACCGCGACGGCAAGCTGGACGCATTGCTGGGCCTGTGA
- a CDS encoding carbon-nitrogen hydrolase family protein — MRAALFQMTSGIDPAANAAAVVDMVKRAKGEGADMLFTPEMAGYLDRDRQRAADTLRSEAEDVVLAAVREAAAREGLWVHIGSLPLKGERADGRWANRSFLIDDSGDIRARYDKIHLFDVDLATGESWRESSVYGPGEQVVAADTPWGRMGFSICYDMRFPDLYRALTNAGATILLAPAAFTVPTGQAHWHVLLRARAIEAGCYVIATAQVGTHEDGRTTYGHSVVIDPWGEVLLDMSDTAGLGLANLDLTRIGDVRGRVPALANRRAIPKDVTIS, encoded by the coding sequence ATGCGCGCCGCGCTGTTCCAGATGACCAGCGGGATCGATCCCGCCGCCAACGCCGCCGCCGTCGTGGACATGGTGAAGCGGGCCAAGGGTGAGGGTGCGGACATGTTGTTCACGCCCGAAATGGCCGGATATCTGGACCGCGACCGCCAACGCGCCGCGGATACGCTGCGCAGCGAGGCGGAGGATGTCGTGCTGGCCGCCGTGCGCGAGGCCGCAGCGCGTGAGGGGTTATGGGTGCATATCGGGTCGCTGCCGCTCAAGGGCGAGCGGGCCGACGGGCGCTGGGCCAATCGCAGCTTCCTGATCGACGACAGCGGCGATATCCGGGCGCGCTACGACAAGATCCATCTGTTCGACGTGGACCTCGCCACCGGCGAAAGCTGGCGGGAATCGTCTGTCTATGGGCCGGGCGAGCAGGTGGTGGCGGCCGATACGCCCTGGGGCCGGATGGGCTTCTCCATCTGCTACGACATGCGCTTTCCCGATCTCTATCGCGCGCTGACCAATGCGGGGGCGACGATCCTGCTCGCGCCCGCCGCCTTCACCGTGCCGACGGGCCAAGCGCACTGGCATGTGCTGCTGCGCGCGCGGGCGATCGAGGCGGGCTGCTATGTCATCGCGACCGCGCAGGTGGGGACGCATGAAGACGGGCGAACCACCTATGGCCACAGCGTGGTGATCGATCCTTGGGGCGAGGTATTGCTCGACATGAGCGACACGGCCGGGCTGGGGCTTGCGAACCTTGACCTGACGCGCATAGGGGATGTGCGCGGCCGCGTGCCCGCGCTCGCCAACCGCCGTGCTATACCGAAGGATGTAACAATTTCGTGA
- a CDS encoding DUF1178 family protein, producing MIVFDLKCAGQGHVFEAWFGSSADYEDQKARGLLACPLCGDGDVTKAVMAPAVGAKGNSRAVAVREEATAPAMSGADQAKMKALVEALATAQSKALEDSIWVGRGFAEQARAMHYGEKDRASIHGEVAPAEAKALIAEGVEVAPLPFPVIPPQAKN from the coding sequence GTGATCGTGTTCGATCTCAAATGCGCTGGCCAGGGCCATGTGTTCGAAGCCTGGTTCGGGTCCAGCGCCGATTATGAGGATCAGAAGGCGCGGGGCCTGCTGGCCTGTCCGCTATGCGGCGATGGTGATGTGACCAAGGCGGTGATGGCGCCGGCCGTGGGCGCGAAGGGCAACAGCCGCGCGGTCGCAGTGCGGGAAGAGGCCACGGCGCCTGCGATGAGCGGCGCGGACCAGGCAAAGATGAAAGCGCTGGTTGAGGCGTTGGCTACAGCGCAGAGCAAGGCGCTGGAAGACAGTATCTGGGTCGGCCGCGGTTTCGCCGAGCAGGCGCGCGCCATGCACTATGGCGAAAAGGACCGCGCCAGCATCCATGGCGAGGTCGCTCCGGCGGAGGCCAAGGCGCTGATCGCCGAGGGCGTGGAGGTCGCGCCGCTGCCGTTCCCTGTGATCCCGCCACAGGCCAAGAATTAA